The Arvicola amphibius chromosome 6, mArvAmp1.2, whole genome shotgun sequence DNA window tttatctatttatctatttatttatagtctgcttgtatgcctgcaggccagaagagggttccagacctcattacagatggttgtgagccaccatgtggttgcacggaattgaactcaggacctttggaagagcaggcaatgctcttaactgctgagccatctctccagccctgaagttcTTATTCTTTACAGACCTTTGTTCTTCTGCCCTTTATCCCACTACTTTGGTGCAAAAGGAATGAAGAAGCAAGATTAAGGTTTCTTCCATGTTCCTGATAAGCCAGGCTTTGTTCAGTCTCCACCCTCGTAATTTCAGAGCCTTCTCACGTGGTGGGAGAAACCTGGGGAAAGTAAACAGGTTATTGTTTAATATGAAGCCCCTGCAGGAACTTAGCCATAGAGCTGCTTGCTTGATCCCTAGGAAGTCCGTGGTTATGAAGATCATTGCACTCGACAGTTTGGCTTGCTGCCTGGATTGACCGGTTTTGTTGTCGGTTTAGCAGAAAGAATGGCTTTTATATTCAGGTTTTACTAGGTTATAAAATTCTTTCAGCCAGATACTAGGAAAGACAATTTTGGTGTGTCTGTTAGCTCACAACTTGTATTATTACCTGCCTTCCATGCATCTTTCAAAACTTGGGAACAAAGTTCATATTTCTAAAGATGTTACTGGCAGGTACTGCTAATATCAAGGGGAAAGGCTATTTCTACTTCATTGGAGTAAAtattccctctcccttctctttttgaTAACTCCTGTTCACTCTCCTCACTTACTGAGCACTGAATTCAGGGTCCCAAGCATGTTAGGTCTGTATTCCACCACTGAGGTGTTGTTAATTCCGAAGATGTAAGGCAAAAGACCATcaacccaaatcatcatggccaaattaattatagcaatcaattaatttatttatattttaattaatttatatactaataatttatttgtatacaCAGGCTACCTCCCCCTAAGGTGAAGTTCAAGAGATCAACATTGGATGTGGGGAAGATAAGATTTTtatagggccgggcggtggtggcgcaggcctttaatcccagcactcgggaggcagaggcaggcggatctctgtgagttcgagaccagcctggtctacaagagctagttccaggacaggctccaaagccacagagaaaccctgtctcgaaaaaccaaaaaaaaaaaaaaaaaaaaaaaaaagatttttatagctcaggggtaggggGTTTCCAGATGGGGGATTTGACAGGGAAATCGGTGGGGTTTCAGAAACAGAACAtaacaaggtggtcataacaaggTAGTTATAACAACCTTTTGAAATAAAGGCATGGTTACCATTTCCTGAAATAGGCAGTACAGTACCATCTATAGGTAAGGTGGGGCGTAGCCCAGTCCTGAGGAACAGAATTAATTATGAACAGGAGCGaatctagtttgtctttactgtaAGGTGACTTTCAAATCTAAGGAGGCAGTGGCTGGTTTATCATTTTGTCCCcagacttttttcctttttcttaaaaataatttattttttattttatttgccttggtattttgcctgcctgtgtgtctgtgtgaaggtgtcagatcttggagttacagacagttgtgagctgccttgtaggttctgggaattgaaccccagttctctggaagagcagtcaatactcttaactgctgaacttgcagtcttcctgcctcatcctccatccAGGATTACAGGTTTGCTCCAcctgtttacttgttttgtttgaagcaaggtctctctatgttgtcctcgctgtcctagaactcaccatgtagaccagcctggccttcctctccttcctgagtactgggacgaACCACACctattcttttttcattataagCAGGGTCTCCTgtggcccaagctggcttcaaattcagtaTGTAGTGGGGGATGCATATAAatcaactcctgatcctcctgcccctacctcccaaaTGTTTGGGTCACAGGCTTGCTCTGCTTTGCTTGACTTCACTTGCCTCAGCTGGGCTCCAGTATCTTCTCCAGACCTAGGGAGTCAGTCTTTGCCGCTATCCACGTGTAGCCTTTGTGCAGATTTTGGCTAAAGCTCATCACACTGTAATGCTATCTGATTTTCCCACAGGACCATAATGACAAGGGTGTTAGGAAGCCTGTTTAAACGTGTTCCCGTGTTGAATATCCACATTGGCTGACTGAACAGTTTTGTGCTTTTGacccttttttttttgcctattcattcattcattcattcattcatttattttgagtttcACTGTGTTTCTGGTTGtactgtaactcactatgtagatcagactggcatcaaactcagagatccttctgcctctgcttcccaagtactgggatcaaagacctgtgccaccacaaccagcttttTCTCACTCTTTGTAGATAAGGTCTCATAtaacccatgctggcctccagctttGTAGtaaaggataaccttgaatttctcagCCCTTTGCTTTTAcccctaagtactgggattacaaattaaTACAACTATGGTTTATATGGCCCTGGGAGCTACACTCCTAGCTTGTGGACACATGTCCTAATCTAATTGCCTGTTTTTGATCTGTTAAAAATTCTTAGATTTATGCTTCACTACTTTTGTGCTGTGTTGAAgttgtttgtttagtttcttcTTGTAGGAAAGACGTTTTGCCTTTGACTCTTGGGAAAGATCAGCACatttctctggtttttgttttttttttttgtggcaaacATAGGGTCCTGAGCAGCCAGGTGTGCACTTTTATCATAGGGCTATTGTTTTAGCCCcctttcaatctttttttttttttttttagacatggctcagcggttaggagcactgcctgctttgccagaggtcctgagttcaattcccagcaaccacatggtagctcacaaccacctgttaagatctggtgctctcttctggcctgcaggcacacatgcagacagaacattgtatacataatgaataaataatgaataaataaatcttttttttaaaaaaagaagagatttatttaccagcctggtctacaaagtaattTTCAAGACagcccgagagagagagagggagagagggagggagggagagatttattgattaattttatttatttatttatttatttatttatttatttatttatttatttattgttttttgagacagggtttctttgtagctttgtagcctgtcctggaagtagctcttgtagaccaggctggccttgaactcagagatcctcctgcctctgcctcccgagtgctgggattaaaggcgttgttgttgttgttgttgttattattattattattattattattattattttgagacaagttctctctgtgtaacacccctagctgtcatggaactagctcttgtagaccaggcttattGATTGATTTTATATACTTGTTTGTGTTAAACACGTAAATAAAATATGCTTACAAACGTGAATGGAGGTGACATCATGcctggctcccccccccccccccccccccagagtctctctggttgtcctgaaactcactctgtagaccaggttggcttaaAGGCGTgaaccgccaccaccaccctggccatatctggcttttatgtggtgctaggctTGAATTATGGTTCTCATGTTTGAGTGGCAAGCACTTCAtgaactgagtcatctctccagcttccccttttcagttttattttgagacagactcttgcCAGTTCtctcagtctggtcttgaacctACAGTGATCCtgctctctcagcttctttaATTCTGGGATTATATGAGCACAttcattttgttgttattctgttTATTTGCATGAGTgtcagaggaccacttgtggGGTCAGCATTCCTCCACCGCCATGGGAGTCCTTGAGATCAAACTCGGTCATCAGGTCATTTATCTACTCAACCCTCCAGTccattctgttttttgtttgtttgtttgttttgttttttaagattttatttatttatttatttatttatttatttattttgatttttcgagacagggtttctctgtagctttggagccaccaccgcccggctaagattttatttattatgtatacaatacagtgtgctgcctccatgtatgactgcatgccagaagagggcaccagatctcattgtagatggttgttagccaccatatggttgctgggaattgaactcaggacctctggaagaacagtcagcgtcagcgtccttaacctctgagccatctctccagcccttgtttgtttttcaagacaaggttttgctttagttttagagcctgtcctggaactagctcttatagaccaagctggtcttgaactcacagagattcgcctgcctctgtctcccaagtgctgggattaaaggcatgtgccaccaccacctggccattcTGTTTTTCGTTTCGTTTTTCcaaaagtttcattttattgttttatgtgtatgggtatgttgTCTCTATGTATGTCTGGGTACCATGTACATGCAATGCCTGAGAAGGCCAGCAGAAGACGTATCTGGAATTACTGGTGATGTTGGTGCTGACAATCTAATTTGGATCCTCTTGAAAAGCAACCAGTGTttgtaacctctgagccaattTTCTATTCACTatccaaacatttttttaatgttttctttgttattatgtatagtgttctgcctgcttgtaaacctgcaggccagaagagggcatcagatctcattacagatgattgtgagccatcatgtggttgctgggaattgaactcaggacctttggaagagcagtcagtgatcttaacctctgagccatctctccaagccatATCCAAActtttttagttgttgtttttgtttgtttgtttgggtttttggttttggttttggtttttcgagacagggtttctctgtagctttggatcctgtcctggaactaactcttgtagaccaggctggcctctaactcacagagatccacctgtctctgcctcctgagtgctgggattaaaagcatgcaccaccactgcatcgAAACATCttcaaagggggctggagagatggctcagaggttaagagcactgcctgctcttccagaggtcctgagttcaattcccagcaaccacatggtggctcagaaccatctgtaatggggtctgatgccctcttctggactacaggcatacacacggacagaatattgtatacatgataaataaataaaaaaaaacatttaaaaaaaaaaaaaaaaaaaagaaacatcttcaaAGCCAGAATCATTAATTTATACTCTTTTGTGGAATTAATTTCCTTTTCCATAGGATATCATATATATGTCTGTTataagatacatacatatatagcaaATACAGACACAtgttagtatgtatgtatatatatatatacatatatacatatatatatgtatatatatatatacatatatatatattgggatAGGATCTTATTATACACAACTCTGATTGGCCTGAATATTGTTATTTAACcagactagccttaaactcaagaAATGAGATAtctgtctgcccctgcctctcaaatgctgggatgaaagtcaTGTATCACCATACCTAgtaagatatgtgtgtgtgtgtatattttattgttgttgttcttgctaTTTgtgacagatttctctgtgtatctttgactgtcctggaacttgtcctagaacaagctggtcttgaactcagagatccgcctgcctctgtctcctgagtgctggaattaaaggcgtgtgccactatgcttAGCAAGATATATTTTGTATAGATCTGTTTGCCTGTCTCTTTTGAAGCTTTTCCTTATATCTTTAATTCTTCCACGTTGCTGTCTATATGGGATGAATAAGTTTACCTTTCTGATTCTATTTTCTCATCTGAAGAATGGTAAGTAGTATACTTTGCTTGAAGGAGCCCACTCAAGCCTCTGAACTTGGCCAGTAATGTGTGAGAGGACTTCAGAGTCTGTCTGTGTTAAAAAGTTTCCATTTGTGCTGggctatggtggtgcatgcctttaatcccagaatctcagctctctggaggaagaagcaggcagatctctatgagttcgaggccagcctggtctacaaagctagtgccaggacaggctccaaagctacatagagaaaccctgtcttgaaaaacaaaataatgcaaaATTCTATTTCTGATGTTGAAATGCTCCTGCTGGGGAACATTCATCCCCAGAGGAGCCATCCTTTCCTGGGCCTGCTCTGCTGTGGAATGCTGTCTCATAATAACCTCGAAGACCCTGTACTGCTTAAAACCTGGCTTATTTGTCTGGGGCTTTGCTTTTATTGgaacttgttttggttttggtttttgtttttcaacagccctgtctggcctagaattcactgagtgctgggaaaaggttttgatttcttttttttttttgtttttcgagacagggtttttttgtttttttttttttttttttttaggttttgatTTCTTGAGACAAGTTGGCTTGGAATTTTTGATCCTCTACCCTtggtttcctgagtgctgggattacaagctgtATCTCTAGGCTGGGTTTGTGTTATGTGGGTGTTGCTAGGTGTATACTACTGAGCTAATCTCTCACTCTCAGAAACTGGAGCCTTTGAGTGCTGTGTGAAGGCCAAGTTAGTAGTGTGCTTAGTGCTTGTCCAGGAGCTACTGGATTTGGTTGATTTCAGGTaccttgtctctctctgctcaTAGACCCGTATATCACAAGGTATTTGCTCCCCGCATCTGCACCACTCTATCTCTACCCCTTTTCTGAACCATGCAGCCGTGGATGGCTAGGCTCAAGGCAGCATTAACTTCCTCACCATTTATTTTCCCCCATGTTTTAGGAGATGATGGCTTCCTGTGTCCTCCTGCACACTGGACAGAAGATGCCTCTGATTGGTCTGGGGACATGGAAGAGTGAGCCTGGCCAGGTGAGGGattgggaagaggagggaaacttCTTGAGTCTATGTCAGAGGGTGGGAGAGATTTGAAAGAGGAGCCCTGTATTTTCCCTAGTAACCCCTATTATGGTTCTTGTAAGGCTAAGGGTAGTGGGaagagatgagaaaagaagaggcaaCCATGTTAGTTTCCCCAGCTAACTCAGGAGGGACTGAAGTCTGTAGAGTATCTCTGCATCTCTACACATTGTTATGGCAGAGTTGGAGTCTTGCTGAGTCCCCATTTATTACTTCCCACCCTGTGTTGTGATTATGTCTCCTGTCCTACACACTTAGCTTTTGAGAATTGGCTCTTTCCCAAGTGTGTATTTTGGATTTGGGAGCATAGTCAAAAGCTTGGGAAGTTACTGAGTGAGCTGTATAGACAAGAGTTAGGGAAAAATTTTagctgaatttttgttttgttttgtttttcaagacaaggtttctctgtacagccctggctgtcctggaactagctctgtagaccaggctggcctcactcacagagatctgcctgcctctgcgtcctgagttctgggataagAGGCATTGAagcagactttcttttttttttttttaattttagatttatttatttatttatttatttatttatttatttatttatttttatgaatgtgttgcctttgtgtatgtttgtataccatgtgtgtacctggtgctcacagaggtcagaagactacATTTGATCCCCTGAGCCAGTTACTGAAGATTGTGTTTCACCTTGTATCTGCTGGGAACTGCACCCAggtctagaagaacagccagtggtcCTAACtgtcaagccatctctccagacttgaGCTTGAATTTCTGTTCCTCCTGTCTTTATCTTCTGAGTGCCGATTTACAGGCATAAGCCAGCACACTCTGTTCATTCAAGAGCTCTAATTTAGGACTTCATACATGCtacacaagcactctaccacctgagctatatccctagcctAGAATCACTTTTCATCTTCTCTCTGACCCCCTTTCCCGCTCCGACTAGTGGAATTGAAATCTCCTTTCCCTCCGGCAGGTGAAAGCAGCCATCAAGCATGCCCTTAGTGTAGGCTACCGCCATATTGATTGTGCTGCTGTCTATGGCAACGAGACTGAGATTGGGGAGGCCCTGAAGGAGAATGTGGGACCAGGCAAGGTGAGAACTGGGGAACACAAAGAAATGGGATATGAGAGGCAAAGCTGAAGCTGGAACTTGGTCTTGGATGAGGGAAGCTGGCATCAGCTCCCAGCATGTTCAGCTTTTTGACCTTGTCATCTGTTAAGTTCATATTTGAGAATTACATGATGGCtttcaaaaaaaaacctcatgttTTAAGTTTGGGATTTTGCATTGGGTCCCATTCTGGGGCATACTTCTGTTCCTCTCCCATAGGTGTGGGTAGGTAAGACTGGGTGCCCAGGGTTCTTCTCACAGCGGGCTCTGCCTCTGTCACAGGCAGTGCCTCGAGAAGAGCTGTTTGTGACATCTAAGCTGTGGAACACTAAGCACCACCCTGAGGATGTAGAAGCTGCCCTCCGGAAGACACTGGCTGACCTCCAGTTGGAGTATCTGGACCTCTATTTGATGCATTGGCCTTACGCCTTTGAGTAAGCCTTGCCTCTGCAACTTTTTCTGGAATTTGGGGATTGGGTGTGTAGTGTTAGTAATTTATTATATTCACAGCTGCAGAATGGGGTAAGAACACTTATCTGTGCAACAAGCAGATGAGCTTATGTACCATGGGATCCTTGTCTTTTCTGCAGCCAGGTGTTTAAGTATATAATAAGGAACACTTAGTGTATAACGTGTTTATATGAGTGGTCTCTATCTAGTACTTTGTCGTTCAATCAGGAAACATTCTTCATCCCTTGGTCTTAAGGTGTAGCACATAGAATAGCTGGATGAGCAGGAAGGGCAGAAGCCTGACATCTTTGCTGACACTTAGGAGGCTCTGTTTCACTCAGGCGGGGAGACAATCCCTTTCCCAAGAATGCCGATGGGACCATTCGATATGACTCTATCCACTATAAAGACACCTGGAAGGGTCTCGAGGCACTGGTGGCAAAGGGGCTGGTGAAAGCACTGGGCTTGTCCAACTTCAACAGTCGGCAGATTGATGATATCCTCAGTGTGGCATCTGTGCGCCCAGCTGTCTTGCAGGTGAGCACTACAACAGATGAATGGAAGGTGGGTTGTGTGTGCAGAGCATGGGTAATCAGGTGATGGATCTCCTCAGTGGAGACTGCAAGTTGTCAGAAGTGTTGTGGAAGGATTTGAAGTCCTGGAATAGCATGAACTCACCAGTGCAAACAGTGGGCCTAGAGATCCACAGTGGAGGGCTGCGCACCAGAGTTTGCTCACTGTTTCAGGTGGAATGCCATCCATACCTGGCCCAAAATGAGCTCATTGCCCACTGTCAAGCACGAGGCTTGGAGGTGACTGCTTATAGCCCCTTGGGATCCTCTGATCGTGCTTGGCACCATCCCAACGAGCCAGTCCTGCTTGAGGATCCAGTGGTCTTGGCACTTGCTGAAAAACATGGCCGATCTCCAGCTCAGATCTTGCTCAGGTATGGGACATTTTTAAGGTAGGGGAAAGGCCTGATTGGGTGGCAAGGACTGAGGAAATTattcttcttgagacaggctggcctggaactcggtctagaccaggctggccaggaacttacagatccacttgcctctgcctccacagtgctaggattaaaggtatgagccaccatacccagctcaaggggctctttctttttgtttttttccttaatttgcctgAGTAGGACTGAGGATTTTGCCATATGGTCTGGAGTGAGGCATGTCATCTATTCTAATGAGGCTCAGGTGGTCTAGGaattagggagggagggagggttgcATTATGGTTCAAATGTTTCTGAATgctaattcattttctttatcttaattCCCCACCCAGATGGCAGGTTCAGCGGAAAGTAGTCTGCGTCCCCAAAAGCGTCACTCCTTCGCGTATCCTTCAGAACATTCAGGTACTTAGTCATTAGGTTATGTCTTCTTTAAtctcacaccttgaatcccagcactcaaggaggcagaggaaggcagagctatgtaagttcaaggacagccagagatacatagagaaaccctgtcttgaagaaaccaaaggggggggggggtgtgcagaTCTCGCCCTGATTCTGCCTGCTAAGAGTGCTAAGAGGCCGGTATTGAGAGACTCAGGCTACCACTCACAAGGCTGATTTTTCTGTCCCCCCCAGGTGTTTGATTTCACCTTTAGCCCCGAGGAGATGAAGCAATTAGATGCTCTGAACAAAAATTGGCGGTATATTGTGCCCATGATTACGGTAAAGATGTGTAACCATCCTGAGTCAGGGAACAGGGAAGAGGAGTTTTGGGGTGTGGTGGCCCAGGTGTGACCTCAGGCCTGCTGACTGGAGAAAGGGCAGAATGTTGGTGGAATTGCTACTCAAGATCCAttgcttgtttcttctctttggttcctccttccctgtcttcctttcctctttttaagattttttttttctttttttttttgagacagtgtctcactatattgctctgactggcctggaactcagaggtctgcctgcctctgcctcctgaatgctgggaataaagctg harbors:
- the Akr1a1 gene encoding aldo-keto reductase family 1 member A1 isoform X1, producing MARTGEMMASCVLLHTGQKMPLIGLGTWKSEPGQVKAAIKHALSVGYRHIDCAAVYGNETEIGEALKENVGPGKAVPREELFVTSKLWNTKHHPEDVEAALRKTLADLQLEYLDLYLMHWPYAFERGDNPFPKNADGTIRYDSIHYKDTWKGLEALVAKGLVKALGLSNFNSRQIDDILSVASVRPAVLQVECHPYLAQNELIAHCQARGLEVTAYSPLGSSDRAWHHPNEPVLLEDPVVLALAEKHGRSPAQILLRWQVQRKVVCVPKSVTPSRILQNIQVFDFTFSPEEMKQLDALNKNWRYIVPMITVDGKMVPRDAGHPLYPFNDPY
- the Akr1a1 gene encoding aldo-keto reductase family 1 member A1 isoform X2 is translated as MMASCVLLHTGQKMPLIGLGTWKSEPGQVKAAIKHALSVGYRHIDCAAVYGNETEIGEALKENVGPGKAVPREELFVTSKLWNTKHHPEDVEAALRKTLADLQLEYLDLYLMHWPYAFERGDNPFPKNADGTIRYDSIHYKDTWKGLEALVAKGLVKALGLSNFNSRQIDDILSVASVRPAVLQVECHPYLAQNELIAHCQARGLEVTAYSPLGSSDRAWHHPNEPVLLEDPVVLALAEKHGRSPAQILLRWQVQRKVVCVPKSVTPSRILQNIQVFDFTFSPEEMKQLDALNKNWRYIVPMITVDGKMVPRDAGHPLYPFNDPY